In a genomic window of Demequina muriae:
- a CDS encoding LacI family DNA-binding transcriptional regulator, whose translation MIATSKDVAERAGVSRSTVSQILNGRAELFTEETRARVAQAVADLGYLPSTAGRTLARGSSDIVIALIPNTTFGGNLQNNYEALTVELARRGLSLLLRFSSDSPESLERLAIGLKPRALLTMTPMPEAQRESLVARGVDVIEPDLSEGSDINAQVGALQARYLIEKGHRSLAYAHLRDSRADPFGAPRERAFVKECLARGLDRPQVINLDLSLEQASAALDELGAPGHAVACYNDDIAAALMHAAAVRGWSIPGDIAFIGMDNTPLSQFTTPPLTTISYDVAQVIAVSTQGILERLDRAERTAPQGTLNLDIIARESA comes from the coding sequence ATGATCGCCACGAGCAAGGACGTCGCCGAGCGCGCAGGGGTGTCACGCTCCACCGTGAGCCAAATCCTCAACGGGCGCGCGGAGCTGTTCACTGAGGAGACTCGGGCGCGCGTCGCGCAGGCCGTTGCCGACCTCGGCTATCTGCCGTCGACGGCCGGTCGCACGCTTGCTCGGGGCTCGAGCGACATCGTGATCGCCTTGATCCCCAACACCACCTTCGGCGGCAACCTGCAGAACAACTACGAGGCGCTCACCGTCGAACTGGCTCGGCGGGGCCTCTCGCTACTGCTGCGCTTCTCTAGCGATAGTCCCGAGTCACTCGAGCGCCTCGCAATCGGCCTCAAGCCCCGGGCGCTGCTGACCATGACGCCGATGCCCGAGGCACAGCGGGAGTCGCTCGTCGCGCGCGGAGTCGACGTCATCGAACCCGACCTCAGCGAGGGTTCCGATATCAACGCTCAGGTAGGAGCCCTCCAGGCCCGCTACCTGATCGAGAAGGGCCACCGATCGCTCGCATATGCACATCTGCGCGATTCACGGGCAGATCCTTTCGGCGCACCTCGCGAGCGGGCGTTCGTCAAGGAGTGCCTTGCCCGGGGCCTGGACCGCCCTCAGGTCATCAACCTCGATCTGTCCCTCGAACAGGCAAGTGCCGCGCTGGATGAGTTGGGTGCGCCGGGCCATGCGGTCGCCTGCTACAACGACGACATTGCGGCCGCCCTCATGCATGCAGCGGCGGTGCGCGGCTGGTCGATTCCGGGCGACATCGCTTTCATCGGGATGGACAACACCCCGTTGTCCCAGTTCACGACACCACCCCTCACAACGATCAGCTACGACGTGGCACAGGTCATCGCGGTGTCGACCCAAGGCATTCTCGAGAGGCTCGACCGCGCTGAGCGCACCGCCCCTCAGGGCACCCTGAACCTCGACATCATCGCGCGCGAATCCGCCTGA
- a CDS encoding SDR family NAD(P)-dependent oxidoreductase: MGKLDGKVVLITGCSTGLGKQQAIRLAEEGASLAICARNEEKLHVTKEICEERGAEVLAMQVDIMDYDRLVAFVEATAETFGRIDVLVNNAHTITVPAPFLDKTIEDLDLEMRSSVYAYWHLMQLCFPHMREREGAGTSIINFASEAGVMGDSLYAPYAASKEAVRGLSRVVAREWGQYNIRVNTLCPNGMTDSISGGIDWMPKETREHIEHMFVNNPFGRVGDPYVDVAPVTVFLASDDSRWITGQNIHADGGSLINA, encoded by the coding sequence ATGGGAAAGCTCGACGGCAAGGTAGTCCTGATCACGGGGTGCTCCACGGGGCTCGGAAAGCAGCAGGCGATCCGCTTGGCTGAAGAGGGAGCGTCTCTCGCGATCTGCGCTCGCAACGAAGAGAAGCTGCACGTGACCAAGGAGATCTGCGAGGAGCGCGGAGCCGAGGTGCTGGCGATGCAGGTCGACATCATGGACTACGACCGCCTGGTGGCATTTGTCGAGGCGACGGCTGAGACGTTTGGACGGATCGACGTGCTCGTCAACAACGCGCACACCATCACGGTGCCCGCGCCCTTCCTCGACAAGACCATCGAGGACCTGGATCTGGAGATGCGTAGCTCCGTGTACGCGTACTGGCACCTGATGCAGCTGTGCTTCCCGCATATGCGTGAGCGCGAGGGCGCCGGCACATCGATCATCAATTTCGCCTCGGAGGCGGGGGTCATGGGTGACTCGCTGTACGCGCCTTACGCCGCGTCGAAGGAGGCCGTGCGTGGGCTGTCGCGTGTGGTGGCACGCGAGTGGGGGCAGTACAACATTCGCGTGAATACCCTCTGCCCCAACGGAATGACGGACAGCATCTCGGGCGGCATCGACTGGATGCCAAAGGAGACCCGCGAACACATCGAGCACATGTTCGTGAACAACCCGTTCGGTCGCGTTGGCGACCCCTACGTCGACGTAGCGCCAGTGACGGTGTTCCTTGCGTCGGACGACAGTCGCTGGATCACGGGCCAGAACATCCACGCAGACGGCGGCAGCCTGATCAACGCCTGA
- a CDS encoding SDR family NAD(P)-dependent oxidoreductase, whose translation MSAPLAGKVAVVTGSGQGIGRDIALCMAEAGAGVITNNRKPGSSLDAFEKTTLSFSDEEREALENVSGDAQTTADEILRRGGEAVPFFGDVGDFEVARRMVETAIETFGRVDIVVNNASSNWVGNFMDMDEDLWDVSVVSKLKGAFNLMHHSLPHMKRQGYGRILNSSSDAFLGLEGYAAYGAANAGLVALTKGAAQDVRAHGITVNAYTPLAKTRAWYNAAATYRLQGVPAEAVEAAAPAAMKRTAEGMVPFLAYLGSDDAADITGHLFRLAADGEIGLWSTPEVVTSIRTDAEAWSMSELRARVPNELLKDVVGASTSLPVGQRDSQS comes from the coding sequence ATGTCAGCACCACTTGCAGGAAAGGTCGCCGTCGTGACCGGCTCGGGTCAAGGGATCGGGCGCGACATCGCCCTGTGCATGGCAGAGGCCGGTGCGGGGGTCATCACCAACAACCGCAAGCCGGGGTCGTCGCTCGACGCCTTCGAGAAGACGACGTTGTCGTTCAGCGACGAGGAGCGCGAGGCCTTGGAGAACGTGTCGGGTGACGCTCAGACCACCGCGGACGAGATCCTCAGGCGAGGCGGCGAGGCGGTGCCGTTCTTCGGCGACGTGGGCGACTTCGAGGTCGCCAGGCGCATGGTCGAGACCGCCATCGAGACCTTCGGTCGAGTCGACATCGTCGTCAACAATGCCTCCTCGAACTGGGTCGGGAACTTCATGGACATGGACGAGGACCTGTGGGACGTCAGCGTCGTGTCCAAGCTCAAGGGCGCCTTCAATCTGATGCACCACAGCCTTCCGCACATGAAGCGCCAGGGCTACGGGCGCATCCTGAACTCGTCCTCCGATGCGTTCCTCGGCCTCGAGGGGTACGCGGCGTACGGCGCGGCGAATGCCGGCCTGGTCGCGCTCACCAAGGGCGCGGCGCAGGACGTCCGCGCCCACGGCATCACCGTGAACGCCTACACGCCGCTCGCCAAGACGCGGGCCTGGTACAACGCTGCCGCGACCTACCGCCTGCAGGGAGTCCCGGCCGAGGCGGTCGAGGCCGCAGCCCCTGCCGCGATGAAGCGCACCGCCGAGGGCATGGTTCCGTTCCTGGCCTACCTGGGCTCCGACGACGCCGCAGATATCACCGGCCACCTGTTCAGGCTCGCGGCCGACGGCGAGATCGGCCTCTGGTCCACTCCCGAGGTGGTCACCAGCATCCGCACGGACGCCGAGGCCTGGAGCATGAGCGAACTGAGGGCTCGGGTTCCCAATGAGCTGCTCAAGGACGTCGTCGGGGCGTCGACCAGCCTGCCGGTGGGCCAACGGGACTCGCAGTCCTGA
- a CDS encoding TetR/AcrR family transcriptional regulator — MAVGTERQTESGRGPYAKSAQVKQRIVKACIEVFTAAGYHGATMADVARSAGISHTGLLHHFPTKLSLLVAALEYGDRESAQYLSEHHALEASADPLRVLRDLTDALVKRDETISLVELDAVIAGEATSPEHPAHGYLATRFADSRGFYVRVYDGLRRSGHLRPDADTALLATSTIALIQGLRIQWLYDREGVDTVAAVTAFLKSHIPDVDL, encoded by the coding sequence ATGGCCGTGGGCACAGAGCGTCAGACGGAGTCGGGGCGAGGCCCCTACGCGAAGTCCGCCCAGGTCAAACAGCGGATCGTCAAGGCCTGCATCGAGGTGTTCACGGCGGCGGGCTATCACGGGGCGACCATGGCCGACGTCGCCCGCAGCGCCGGCATCAGTCACACGGGGCTCCTGCACCATTTCCCCACCAAGCTGAGCCTGCTCGTCGCCGCTCTCGAGTACGGGGATCGCGAGTCCGCCCAGTATCTGAGCGAACACCACGCCCTCGAAGCGTCAGCGGATCCGCTCAGGGTGCTTCGCGACCTCACCGACGCTTTGGTGAAGAGAGACGAAACCATCAGCCTCGTCGAGCTGGATGCGGTCATCGCGGGCGAGGCCACGTCGCCGGAGCACCCAGCGCATGGCTACCTCGCCACGCGATTCGCTGATTCGCGAGGCTTCTACGTGCGGGTGTATGACGGCCTGCGGCGATCCGGGCACCTGCGGCCGGACGCCGACACCGCGCTCCTGGCCACCTCGACGATCGCGCTGATCCAGGGCCTTCGCATCCAGTGGCTCTACGACCGAGAGGGCGTCGATACCGTAGCCGCGGTGACCGCCTTCCTGAAGTCCCACATCCCCGACGTCGACCTCTGA
- a CDS encoding cytochrome c biogenesis CcdA family protein has product MLDATVAAYVLLLGAVAAFNPCGFALLPAYITVIVTGSADAGVTRAVALRRAVGFGLAMTLGFMVVFTGFGLLFGAVNLGLQGSVLPYVSYVTVAIGAILVWLGIVMLRGGQLRGPGLRVSGGPPRRAFWSQVGYGASFAVASLSCTIGLFLAVVAHALAATGPVGAVAPFLIYGAGMGASVLAISMVAAVAGSAAAAAMRRHTPLLMRVGGGLMVLAGLYVLVFGLAEVLLRYDIDTLNPVLTTTAQWQSGVSAWIESWGTAVLVAFVAIVALTATAILIAARRGGRHGDPRPQADEVGGPPAVPSAAAFTVADSATLDYVRRASRHK; this is encoded by the coding sequence ATGCTCGACGCCACCGTCGCCGCCTATGTGCTGCTGCTTGGCGCGGTCGCCGCGTTCAACCCGTGCGGCTTCGCCCTGCTCCCGGCCTACATCACCGTGATCGTCACCGGCAGCGCCGATGCGGGCGTCACCCGCGCGGTCGCGCTCCGTCGGGCGGTGGGATTCGGGCTTGCGATGACGCTCGGGTTCATGGTGGTGTTCACCGGCTTCGGCCTGCTCTTCGGCGCCGTGAACCTGGGACTCCAGGGGTCGGTGCTGCCGTACGTGTCGTACGTGACCGTGGCCATCGGCGCCATCCTGGTCTGGCTCGGCATCGTGATGCTGCGAGGCGGCCAGCTGCGCGGACCAGGCTTGCGCGTCTCCGGCGGCCCTCCGCGACGCGCGTTCTGGTCGCAGGTGGGCTACGGGGCATCGTTCGCGGTCGCGTCACTCAGCTGCACCATCGGGCTGTTCCTCGCGGTGGTGGCGCACGCGCTCGCCGCCACCGGCCCCGTGGGCGCCGTCGCCCCGTTCCTGATCTACGGCGCGGGCATGGGCGCGTCAGTGCTCGCGATCTCGATGGTCGCCGCCGTCGCGGGCTCGGCCGCGGCCGCCGCCATGCGGCGCCACACCCCACTGCTCATGCGCGTCGGTGGCGGGCTCATGGTGCTGGCTGGCCTCTACGTGCTGGTCTTCGGCCTCGCCGAGGTGCTGCTCCGCTACGACATCGACACGTTGAACCCCGTGCTCACCACAACCGCCCAATGGCAGTCAGGGGTATCCGCGTGGATCGAGTCGTGGGGGACCGCGGTGCTGGTGGCCTTCGTCGCGATCGTGGCGCTCACGGCTACGGCGATTCTGATCGCGGCCAGGCGTGGCGGTCGCCACGGCGACCCACGGCCGCAGGCCGATGAGGTGGGCGGTCCACCGGCGGTCCCATCCGCAGCGGCGTTCACCGTGGCCGACTCCGCCACGCTCGACTACGTGCGCCGCGCGAGCCGGCACAAGTAA
- a CDS encoding redoxin family protein, with the protein MNTATRWAIGAVGLGVLLAGCASSPGDIAPSEPGTSTTTSAPATSASAEPESPFAFEAATVAGGTVDGETLRGHDVILWFWAPWCPTCMVEGKEHVADAIARMPEGVEFVGVAGRSDDFAAMEEFLEWTGTGDATHVADVDGAIWEAFGVLQQPAFLFVNDDGTGTRAGSGLSAEDIVERAEELASS; encoded by the coding sequence ATGAACACAGCGACGCGATGGGCCATCGGAGCCGTGGGCCTGGGAGTGCTGCTCGCGGGGTGTGCGAGCAGTCCGGGTGACATCGCACCGAGCGAGCCCGGGACGTCGACGACCACCTCGGCCCCTGCGACGAGTGCCTCGGCCGAACCGGAGAGCCCGTTCGCCTTTGAAGCGGCGACGGTGGCCGGGGGGACCGTGGATGGAGAGACGCTCCGCGGTCACGACGTGATCCTGTGGTTCTGGGCGCCGTGGTGCCCCACCTGCATGGTCGAGGGCAAGGAGCACGTGGCGGACGCGATCGCGCGGATGCCCGAGGGGGTCGAGTTCGTGGGCGTCGCGGGACGCAGCGACGACTTCGCGGCCATGGAGGAGTTCCTCGAGTGGACCGGGACCGGCGACGCCACGCATGTCGCGGACGTGGACGGCGCGATCTGGGAGGCGTTCGGCGTGCTCCAGCAGCCCGCGTTCCTGTTCGTCAACGACGACGGCACCGGAACCCGTGCGGGATCGGGCCTGAGCGCGGAGGACATCGTCGAGCGGGCTGAGGAGCTCGCGAGCAGCTAG
- a CDS encoding redoxin family protein codes for MPEVTATEAAPDASAAAPEVQVEVPEALQFEAALLADGEVFDGASLAGQDALIWIWASWCPVCQAEAPDVAAAAAELPEGVAIYGLPGKADAASSQAFVEDYGLGGFPHIFSEDGSLWENFGVSYQPALVMIGDDGSIETIAGSMSKQDIIAAAAELAAE; via the coding sequence GTGCCTGAGGTCACCGCAACCGAAGCCGCGCCCGATGCCTCAGCGGCGGCCCCGGAGGTGCAGGTCGAGGTGCCCGAGGCGCTGCAGTTCGAGGCGGCCCTGCTGGCGGACGGCGAGGTCTTCGACGGCGCGTCGCTCGCGGGGCAGGATGCGTTGATCTGGATCTGGGCATCCTGGTGCCCCGTGTGCCAGGCGGAGGCGCCGGACGTCGCGGCGGCGGCGGCCGAGCTGCCTGAGGGCGTCGCGATCTACGGTCTGCCTGGCAAGGCCGATGCGGCCTCGTCGCAGGCCTTCGTCGAGGACTACGGGCTCGGCGGCTTCCCGCACATCTTCAGCGAGGACGGGAGCCTGTGGGAGAACTTCGGGGTCTCGTACCAGCCGGCGCTCGTGATGATCGGTGACGACGGCTCGATCGAGACGATCGCCGGCTCCATGAGCAAGCAGGACATCATCGCCGCCGCCGCAGAGCTCGCGGCAGAGTAG
- the dnaB gene encoding replicative DNA helicase, whose amino-acid sequence MSVDELEAAYGPERHTYDRLPPQNVEAEQSVIGSMLLSKDAMADVIESVRGDDFYKPAHETIFDIAVKLYNSGDPVDALTVSAELQRTNQLGRVGGAEYLHTLIAVVPSAASAGYYARLVREQSILRRLVEAGTRIAAMGYDSDGAEVDMVVDGAQAEIFSVTERRNSEDYLAIGDVMEQTLEQVEASSNRDGQMLGIPTGFRDLDELTGGFQAGQMIVLAARPAIGKSTLGLDIARSASIKHGKPSVIFSLEMSREEITKRMLSAEAGVKLSKLTKGPMGPSDWERLAQTAAKVSKAPLFIDDSPNMSLMEIRAKCRRLKQQHGLELVVVDYLQLMSSGRKVESRQQEVSEFSRALKLLSKEIEVPVIAISQLNRGAEQRTEKKPMLSDMRESGAIEQDADIVILLHRDDAYDRDNRPGEADFIVAKHRAGPTDTIAVAFKKDYAHFADMAPDL is encoded by the coding sequence ATGTCGGTTGATGAGCTCGAAGCGGCGTATGGCCCGGAGCGCCATACGTACGACCGTCTTCCGCCCCAGAACGTCGAGGCGGAGCAGAGCGTGATCGGCTCGATGCTGCTGTCCAAGGATGCGATGGCGGACGTCATCGAGTCCGTGCGGGGCGACGACTTCTACAAGCCGGCCCACGAGACCATCTTCGACATCGCGGTCAAGCTGTACAACTCCGGCGACCCCGTGGACGCCCTCACGGTGAGCGCCGAGCTGCAGCGCACCAACCAGCTGGGGCGCGTCGGCGGCGCGGAGTACCTCCACACACTGATCGCCGTCGTGCCGTCCGCCGCATCCGCCGGGTACTACGCCCGCCTGGTGCGCGAGCAGTCCATTCTGCGCAGGCTCGTCGAGGCAGGCACCCGCATCGCCGCGATGGGCTACGACTCCGACGGCGCCGAGGTCGACATGGTGGTCGATGGCGCGCAGGCGGAAATCTTCTCCGTCACCGAGCGGCGCAACTCCGAGGACTATCTCGCCATCGGCGATGTCATGGAGCAGACGCTCGAGCAGGTCGAGGCGTCCTCCAACCGCGATGGCCAGATGCTCGGCATCCCCACGGGGTTCCGCGACCTCGATGAGTTGACCGGCGGCTTCCAGGCGGGGCAGATGATCGTCCTCGCCGCTCGCCCCGCGATCGGAAAGTCGACGCTCGGCCTCGACATCGCGCGCTCGGCCTCCATCAAGCACGGCAAGCCGTCGGTGATCTTCTCGCTTGAGATGAGCCGCGAGGAGATCACCAAGCGCATGCTGTCCGCCGAGGCCGGGGTGAAGCTGTCCAAGCTCACCAAGGGTCCGATGGGCCCGAGCGACTGGGAGCGGCTCGCGCAGACCGCAGCGAAGGTGTCGAAGGCGCCGCTGTTCATTGACGACTCCCCCAATATGTCGCTCATGGAGATCCGCGCCAAGTGCCGCCGGCTCAAGCAGCAGCACGGTCTCGAGCTCGTCGTCGTGGACTACCTCCAACTGATGAGTTCAGGCCGCAAGGTCGAGTCGCGTCAGCAGGAGGTCTCCGAGTTCTCGCGCGCGCTCAAGCTGCTGTCGAAGGAGATTGAGGTCCCCGTGATCGCGATCTCGCAGCTGAACCGAGGTGCCGAGCAGCGCACGGAGAAGAAGCCGATGCTGTCGGACATGCGCGAGTCGGGCGCGATCGAGCAGGACGCCGACATCGTGATCCTGCTGCACCGTGACGACGCCTACGACCGCGACAACCGCCCGGGCGAGGCCGACTTCATCGTCGCGAAGCACCGCGCAGGACCCACCGACACCATCGCAGTCGCGTTCAAGAAGGACTACGCGCACTTCGCCGACATGGCGCCCGACCTCTAG
- the rplI gene encoding 50S ribosomal protein L9: MAKLILTHEVSGLGIAGDVVDVKDGYARNFLVPRKLATPWSAGAEKQIDSMRKARRDKEIASVEEAQAARDSLQANPVKVEAKAGDSGRLFGGVTPSDVADAIGDRAKVDKRRIHIGQAIKTTGTYSVQVTLHDEVTANVELQVVAAK, encoded by the coding sequence ATGGCAAAGCTCATTCTGACCCACGAGGTCTCCGGCCTCGGCATCGCCGGCGACGTCGTCGACGTCAAGGACGGCTACGCGCGCAACTTCCTGGTTCCCCGCAAGCTGGCCACACCGTGGTCCGCGGGTGCTGAGAAGCAGATCGACTCGATGCGCAAGGCGCGTCGCGACAAGGAGATCGCCAGCGTCGAGGAGGCCCAGGCGGCCCGTGACTCGCTGCAGGCGAACCCCGTCAAGGTCGAGGCCAAGGCAGGCGACTCCGGTCGTCTGTTCGGCGGTGTGACGCCGTCCGACGTCGCGGACGCCATCGGCGACCGCGCCAAGGTCGACAAGCGTCGCATCCACATCGGCCAGGCGATCAAGACGACCGGCACCTACTCCGTGCAGGTCACCCTGCACGACGAGGTGACGGCCAACGTCGAGCTCCAGGTCGTCGCAGCAAAGTAG
- the rpsR gene encoding 30S ribosomal protein S18, which yields MPKHDIRKPRKKVNPLKAAKVSTVDYKDTALLRKFISDRGKIRSRRVTGVSTQEQREIARAIKVAREMALLPYAGSGR from the coding sequence ATGCCCAAGCACGACATTCGCAAGCCCCGCAAGAAGGTGAACCCGCTCAAGGCCGCCAAGGTCAGCACCGTCGACTACAAGGACACGGCCCTGCTGCGCAAGTTCATCTCCGACCGCGGGAAGATCCGTTCGCGCCGCGTCACTGGCGTGTCGACCCAGGAGCAGCGCGAGATCGCGCGTGCCATCAAGGTCGCACGCGAGATGGCGCTGCTCCCCTACGCCGGCTCCGGCCGCTGA
- a CDS encoding single-stranded DNA-binding protein has protein sequence MAGETPITIVGNLTGDPELRFIQSGAAVANFTVASTPRTFDRQTNEFKDGETLFMRCSLWREAAENVAESLTKGMRVIVTGRLVSRSWEANGEKRTVNEIQVDEVGPSLRYATAKVTRTQRSGGSGGSGGQGGFSGGGGGSAPAGGSSNDPWATAPASDEPPF, from the coding sequence ATGGCAGGCGAGACTCCGATCACCATCGTGGGAAATCTGACGGGCGACCCGGAACTGCGATTCATTCAGTCCGGTGCAGCCGTCGCCAACTTCACGGTGGCGTCCACCCCGCGCACGTTCGATCGACAGACGAACGAGTTCAAAGACGGAGAAACCCTGTTCATGCGCTGCTCTCTGTGGCGCGAGGCCGCAGAGAATGTGGCCGAATCCCTCACGAAGGGCATGCGGGTCATCGTGACCGGCCGCCTGGTGTCGCGATCGTGGGAGGCAAACGGTGAGAAGCGCACTGTCAACGAGATCCAGGTCGACGAGGTCGGCCCGAGCCTGCGTTACGCCACCGCCAAGGTGACGCGCACGCAGCGCTCAGGAGGTTCTGGCGGCTCCGGCGGCCAGGGCGGATTCTCGGGTGGCGGTGGCGGCTCCGCGCCGGCAGGCGGCTCCTCGAACGACCCGTGGGCCACGGCCCCCGCGTCTGACGAGCCCCCGTTCTAA
- the rpsF gene encoding 30S ribosomal protein S6, with the protein MRQYEMMVILDPEVDERTVQPSLDKYLKVITGDDGTIDKLDIWGRRRLAYPIKKKNDGIYAVINFTSESATAKELERQLGLNESILRTKLLRPDAK; encoded by the coding sequence ATGCGTCAGTACGAAATGATGGTCATTCTCGACCCAGAGGTTGACGAGCGGACGGTTCAGCCGTCGCTCGACAAGTACCTGAAGGTGATCACGGGAGACGACGGCACGATCGACAAGCTCGACATCTGGGGCCGACGTCGCCTGGCCTACCCGATCAAGAAGAAGAACGACGGCATCTACGCGGTGATCAACTTCACCTCGGAGTCCGCCACGGCCAAGGAGCTCGAGCGTCAGCTCGGCCTCAACGAGTCGATTCTTCGCACCAAGCTGCTGCGCCCCGACGCCAAGTAG
- a CDS encoding lipid II:glycine glycyltransferase FemX gives MSNRRPMRVEQVSDDRFLELASGSGEPVPIEQSPAWDPYDEAVSERAFWRRLAVLDGDEPVAVIALTEYTGRGFRYLWAKHGPVWIGEQTPEAERALRDALRAYIGAEAPHIVFVRLHARHPASDLHELLQTVTYDRTVVIDLTPEEDDIFASFAKRRRTGIRKALRDENFDLTDESGLSREAFGELYAIYEETAERDDFGIYEADTYYAMVAALGEHARVFVARRTDSGTDDAPAEPGRAVAWVIVTTYDGKATSYYAGANHEARGTNAVMLLRWHVMRVLKAEGVTQYDLMGVDSARAPQLKSVGDFKRQFADETEVDGAWDVAVKPLRYRALTLALRLKRLLKR, from the coding sequence GTGAGCAACAGACGGCCGATGCGCGTGGAGCAGGTCTCCGACGACCGCTTCCTGGAACTGGCTTCGGGCTCGGGGGAGCCCGTGCCGATCGAGCAGTCCCCGGCGTGGGACCCTTACGACGAGGCCGTGTCCGAGCGCGCCTTCTGGCGGCGGCTGGCAGTCCTCGACGGGGACGAACCGGTGGCCGTGATCGCCCTCACCGAGTACACCGGGCGCGGGTTCCGCTACCTGTGGGCCAAGCATGGCCCCGTCTGGATCGGCGAGCAGACCCCCGAGGCCGAGCGCGCTCTGCGCGACGCCCTCCGTGCCTACATCGGTGCCGAGGCGCCGCACATCGTGTTCGTCCGCCTCCACGCCCGCCACCCCGCCTCGGATCTGCACGAGCTGCTGCAGACGGTCACCTACGACCGCACCGTCGTCATCGACCTGACGCCCGAGGAGGACGACATCTTCGCGTCCTTCGCCAAGCGCCGTCGCACGGGAATCCGCAAGGCGCTGCGGGACGAGAACTTCGACCTGACGGACGAGTCCGGGCTCAGCCGCGAGGCCTTCGGCGAGCTCTACGCGATCTATGAGGAGACCGCGGAGCGGGACGACTTCGGCATCTACGAGGCCGACACCTACTACGCGATGGTCGCAGCGCTCGGGGAGCACGCGCGGGTGTTCGTCGCGCGTCGCACCGACTCCGGCACGGACGACGCCCCCGCCGAGCCGGGCCGCGCGGTCGCCTGGGTGATCGTCACGACCTACGACGGCAAGGCGACGAGCTACTACGCCGGCGCGAACCACGAGGCGCGCGGCACCAACGCCGTGATGCTGCTGCGCTGGCACGTGATGCGGGTGCTGAAGGCCGAGGGCGTGACCCAGTACGACCTCATGGGCGTCGACTCCGCACGCGCGCCGCAGCTGAAGAGCGTGGGCGACTTCAAGCGCCAGTTCGCGGACGAGACAGAGGTCGACGGCGCCTGGGACGTGGCCGTCAAGCCGCTGCGCTACCGCGCGCTCACCCTCGCGCTGCGCCTCAAGCGCCTGCTGAAGCGCTAG